Proteins encoded by one window of Xenopus tropicalis strain Nigerian chromosome 6, UCB_Xtro_10.0, whole genome shotgun sequence:
- the LOC101731454 gene encoding protein kinase C delta type has protein sequence MKRRIDDVSSSEEKSGRKRKKKRRIHKCSSSEEIKMEGRKRPRESENSATSERGSELKRPRVEEELPLPVAISNCTIHAELGSGTYGRVWLVSLQDRIQHMAIKVIKKSNTNTSNIITEARVLKTAAGCPYLCSAYGSFQTQGHVLHAMEYVSGGTLWSVIKNSVRLENDLVRFYAAELVCGLQFLHSNGIIHRDLKPSNVLVTNEGHIKIADFGLAAEGIFGNKKIRGRKGTPAFMAPEMLKKEKYNTGIDWWSLGITICKMASGTLPFKEGKAECRPSILLAEPCFPEWFSAELQDLLQRLLKKDPKERLGLNGNIREHPFFNTIDWAQLESQNVPPPSQPVALSSVDLSKTYKEPPSFLESLKHNISSGDVSLQDMSCLESISQCQAVSGPSDTNGILRPHHQPNTTITSRPHNQLGLVLLPSPRSLNFWCLVITIVIIILAYRRYHRLPSS, from the exons ATGAAGAGAAGGATCGACGACGTGAGCAGCAGCGAGGAAAAAAGTGGgcgaaaaaggaagaaaaagagaagaataCACAAGTGCAGCTCCAGTGAGGAAATAAAaatggaaggaaggaaaagaCCCAGAGAGAGTGAGAACAGCGCTACATCAGAAC GAGGAAGTGAATTGAAGAGACCCCGTGTGGAAGAAGAACTTCCTCTCCCAGTAGCAATCAGCAACTGCACCATCCATGCTGAGCTTGGGAGTGGAACATACGGCAGA GTTTGGTTGGTATCTTTACAAGACAGGATCCAGCATATGGCCATCAAGGTCATTAAGAAGAGCAACACCAACACGTCCAACATCATCACAGAGGCACGGGTATTGAAGACAGCAGCTGGATGCCCATACCTTTGCTCTGCCTATGGTTCTTTCCAAACACAG GGGCATGTTCTTCATGCTATGGAGTATGTCAGCGGAGGGACCCTATGGAGCGTCATCAAGAACAGCGTCCGGCTAGAGAATGACTTAGTAAG aTTCTACGCAGCAGAGCTGGTGTGCGGCCTGCAGTTTCTCCACTCAAATGGGATTATCCATCG GGATCTTAAACCATCTAATGTCCTAGTAACCAACGAGGGACATATAAAGATCGCTGATTTTGGCTTGGCAGCTGAGGGCATCTTTGGCAATAAAAAGATCAGAGGTAGAAAAGGAACACCTGCCTTTATGGCCCCAGAG ATGCTAAAAAAGGAGAAATATAACACAGGAATAGACTGGTGGTCATTAGGGATCACCATATGTAAAATGGCCTCCGGGACCTTACCATTCAAGGAGGGCAAGGCAGAATGTCGTCCATCTATTCTACTTGCAGAGCCTTGCTTTCCAGAATGGTTTAGTGCAGAATTGCAAGATCTCCTGCAAAGG CTCCTGAAGAAGGATCCAAAGGAACGTCTAGGCTTGAATGGAAACATTCGGGAGCACCCATTTTTTAACACCATTGATTGGGCGCAACTAGAAAGCCAGAATGTACCACCTCCTTCCCAGCCAGTAGCA CTGTCCTCAGTGGATCTAAGCAAGACATATAAGGAGCCACCATCATTCTTGGAGTCCCTGAAACACAATATCAGTTCAGGTGATGTATCCCTGCAAGATATGTCATGCCTGGAGTCCATTTCACAGTGCCAAGCTGTTTCTGGACCTTCAGACACTAATGGCATTCTTAGGCCCCACCATCAGCCCAATACCACCATAACCAGCAGGCCCCATAATCAGCTGGGTTTGGTTCTGCTGCCCTCTCCAAGAAGTCTTAACTTCTGGTGTCTTGTCATCACAATTGTCATCATTATACTGGCCTACCGGCGGTACCATCGGTTGCCATCATCCTAG
- the LOC101731335 gene encoding putative protein kinase C delta type homolog, with amino-acid sequence MKRRIDDVSSSEEKSGRKRKKKRRIHKCSSSEEIKMEGRKRPRESENSATSERGSELKRPRVEEELPLPVAISNCTIHAELGSGTYGRVWLVSLQDRIQHMAIKVIKKSNTNTSNIITEARVLKTAAGCPYLCSAYGSFQTQGHVLHAMEYVSGGTLWSVIKNSVRLENDLVR; translated from the exons ATGAAGAGAAGGATCGACGACGTGAGCAGCAGCGAGGAAAAAAGTGGgcgaaaaaggaagaaaaagagaagaataCACAAGTGCAGCTCCAGTGAGGAAATAAAaatggaaggaaggaaaagaCCCAGAGAGAGTGAGAACAGCGCTACATCAGAAC GAGGAAGTGAATTGAAGAGACCCCGTGTGGAAGAAGAACTTCCTCTCCCAGTAGCAATCAGCAACTGCACCATCCATGCTGAGCTTGGGAGTGGAACATACGGCAGA GTTTGGTTGGTATCTTTACAAGACAGGATCCAGCATATGGCCATCAAGGTCATTAAGAAGAGCAACACCAACACGTCCAACATCATCACAGAGGCACGGGTATTGAAGACAGCAGCTGGATGCCCATACCTTTGCTCTGCCTATGGTTCTTTCCAAACACAG GGGCATGTTCTTCATGCTATGGAGTATGTCAGCGGAGGGACCCTATGGAGCGTCATCAAGAACAGCGTCCGGCTAGAGAATGACTTAGTAAGGTAA